A single region of the Anomaloglossus baeobatrachus isolate aAnoBae1 chromosome 2, aAnoBae1.hap1, whole genome shotgun sequence genome encodes:
- the PGM2L1 gene encoding glucose 1,6-bisphosphate synthase, with amino-acid sequence MEDAAGDVNSNLLIPSSTGDAELDAAAWRWLQWDKNPKTKGQIESLLQDGKNKELRERLCSRMTFGTAGLRSAMGAGFSRINDLTIIQTTQGMFHYLERSLPDLKHRGLVIGYDTRGQAASNCSSQRLAKLAAAVFLSRGAPVYLFSRYVPTPFVPYAVQKLRAAAGVMITASHNRKEDNGYKVYWENGAQITAPHDKEILKYVEQHPDPWAESWSLNLADSSPLMRDPLQAITDSYMADLRSLCFHRELNQRSRLRFVHTSFHGVGHDYVQSAFNVFGFNPPIPVPEQKDPDPNFTTVRCPNPEEGECVLELSLRLAEKEGARVVLATDPDADRLAVAELQDSGRWRVFSGNELAALLGWWTFFCWDRSAPTSAVQEVHMLATAVSSSILRAVASKEGFQYEETLPGFKWIGNRVKTLLEQKKTVLFAFEESIGFMCGTAVLDKDGVSAAVVVAEMAAYLDSISLNLERQLMNIYETYGYHISKTSYFLCYDPAAIKRIFERLRNYNGPKQYPRACGAYGVLHVRDVTMGYDSSQQNKKCLLPVSKNSQMITFTFQNGCVATMRTSGTEPKIKYYAEMCGVPGQGDRPFLEEELKRVIQALVDEFLEPSKNGLIWRTL; translated from the exons AACCCCAAAACCAAAGGTCAGATCGAGTCTCTGCTGCAGGATGGGAAGAACAAGGAGCTGCGGGAGCGGCTGTGCTCGCGGATGACGTTCGGCACGGCCGGGCTGCGCTCCGCCATGGGGGCCGGCTTCTCCAGGATCAATGACCTGACCATCATACAGACCACACAG GGAATGTTCCACTATCTGGAGAGAAGCCTCCCGGACCTGAAGCACCGAGGCCTCGTCATCGGGTACGACACGCGGGGGCAAGCCGCCAGCAACTGCAGCAGCCAGAG ACTGGCTAAGCTGGCAGCGGCCGTGTTCCTCAGCCGGGGGGCGCCGGTGTACCTCTTCTCCAGATATGTCCCCACCCCGTTTGTG CCGTACGCCGTCCAGAAGCTGCGAGCCGCGGCCGGCGTCATGATCACAGCGTCTCACAATCGCAAAGAGGACAACGGGTACAAG GTGTACTGGGAGAATGGGGCTCAGATCACCGCCCCCCATGACAAGGAGATCCTGAAATATGTGGAGCAGCACCCGGATCCCTGGGCCGAATCCTGGAGCCTGAACCTGGCCGACAGCAGCCCGCTCATGAGGGACCCGCTGCAGGCGATCACCGACAGCTACATGGCGGACCTCCGGTCGCTCTGCTTCCACAG GGAGCTGAACCAGCGGTCGCGGCTGAGGTTCGTCCACACGTCCTTCCACGGCGTCGGCCACGATTACGTCCAGTCGGCCTTCAACGTCTTTGGCTTTAACCCTCCGATTCCCGTCCCCGAGCAGAAGGATCCGGACCCGAACTTTACAACCGTGAGATGTCCCAACCCCGAGGAAGGCGAGTGCGTGCTG GAGCTGTCGCTCAGGCTGGCAGAGAAGGAGGGCGCCCGGGTGGTGCTGGCCACGGACCCCGATGCTGACCGCCTGGCCGTGGCCGAACTTCAAGACTC GGGCCGCTGGAGGGTGTTCTCCGGTAACGAGCTGGCCGCGCTCCTCGGCTGGTGGACGTTCTTCTGCTGGGACCGGTCGGCTCCGACATCCGCAGTGCAGGAGGTCCACATGCTGGCAACCGCCGTCTCCTCCTCCATCCTCCGCGCTGTGGCCTCCAAGGAGGGATTCCAGTATGAG GAGACGCTGCCCGGATTTAAATGGATCGGGAACCGAGTGAAGACCCTCCTGGAGCAGAAGAAGACCGTCCTGTTTGCCTTTGAGGAGTCTATAG GCTTCATGTGTGGCACGGCGGTGCTGGATAAGGACGGGGTGAgcgcggccgtggtggtggcagagaTGGCGGCCTATCTGGACAGCATCAGTCTGAACCTAGAGCGGCAGCTCATGAACATATACGAGAC GTACGGTTATCATATTTCTAAGACCTCGTATTTCCTATGTTACGATCCGGCCGCCATCAAGAGGATATTCGAGCGGCTGCGGAATTACAACGGCCCCAAGCAATACCCGCGGGCGTGTGGGGCGTACGGCGTGCTTCACGTGCGGGATGTGACGATGGGATACGACAGCAGTCAGCAGAACAAGAAATGT CTTCTCCCCGTCAGTAAGAACAGTCAGATGATCACCTTCACCTTCCAGAACGGCTGCGTGGCCACCATGAGAACCAGCGGCACCGAACCAAAGATCAAGTACTACGCCGAGATGTGCGGGGTCCCTGGGCAGGG GGACCGACCTTTCCTGGAGGAGGAGCTGAAGAGGGTGATCCAGGCGCTGGTGGACGAGTTCCTGGAGCCCAGTAAGAACGGTCTGATCTGGAGGACCCTGTGA